From a single Sinomonas atrocyanea genomic region:
- a CDS encoding nuclear transport factor 2 family protein, with product MSGLEALARRVLEAYNAGDPEPLIGTFGEDVSYEIVHLGQTYRGRKEVAALAREGAGRTRFHLNDFTRSGRLLAYTYDHESALPGREHTGPGLAVQEYDDDGRLIRQWAFRSAAGGDE from the coding sequence GTGAGCGGCCTCGAAGCCCTCGCCCGCCGCGTGCTCGAGGCCTACAACGCCGGCGACCCCGAGCCCCTGATCGGCACGTTCGGCGAGGACGTCTCCTACGAGATCGTCCATCTCGGACAGACCTACCGCGGCCGGAAAGAGGTCGCCGCCCTTGCACGGGAGGGCGCGGGCCGGACCCGCTTCCACCTGAACGACTTCACACGTTCGGGCCGGCTCCTCGCCTACACCTACGACCACGAGAGCGCCCTCCCCGGGCGCGAGCACACCGGGCCGGGCCTGGCCGTGCAGGAGTACGACGATGACGGCCGCCTCATCCGGCAATGGGCCTTCCGGTCGGCGGCAGGAGGAGACGAATGA
- a CDS encoding carboxyl transferase domain-containing protein, giving the protein MSCTALRTGCRTLLEDILDPDSFTSWDGPLAELPIETPYRDELTRARATSGSDEAVHTGSGSLGGHRAAVVAGDFRFLGGSLGINAAQRVRKAFTRATREGIPLIAFPVSGGTRMQEGTPAFVQMAAITAAVNAHKAAGLPYLVYLRSPTMGGVFASWGLQGHVTVGEPGALLGFLGPKVYAALKGEEFPPGIQSAENLLEHGIIDRVLEPRDFRDFAARFLELWGSRGPFPRSGAAASEAAAIGGGGASPILSGSAWDAVQNSRQVGRPGLAELLHHGSSDVLELTQAGSRPAGSVRLALASFGGRPAVVVGTDRELASDGAVLSCAALKAARRGMLLAEGLRLPLVTVIDTPGAELSPRAEEEGIALEISKTLATMLALRTPTVAVLLGEGTGGGALSLFPADHVLAASNAWLAPLPPEGASTIRYSETTRAAEMAESQRISAPMMLEDGLLDTVLKEDPDAPTEAFIEHTAHRIADTLGALAELDPESLRRRRELRYGLRASGGL; this is encoded by the coding sequence ATGAGCTGCACCGCCCTCCGAACGGGCTGCCGAACCCTCCTCGAGGACATCCTCGACCCCGACAGCTTCACCAGCTGGGACGGGCCCCTCGCCGAGCTCCCCATCGAAACGCCCTACCGCGACGAGCTCACCCGGGCCCGCGCCACGTCCGGCAGCGACGAAGCCGTCCACACCGGCTCCGGCAGTCTCGGCGGACACCGCGCCGCCGTCGTCGCCGGGGACTTCCGCTTCCTCGGGGGCTCCCTCGGCATCAACGCGGCCCAGAGGGTCAGGAAGGCCTTCACCCGCGCCACCCGGGAAGGCATCCCCCTGATCGCCTTCCCAGTCTCGGGGGGAACCCGGATGCAGGAAGGCACCCCGGCCTTCGTCCAGATGGCTGCCATCACAGCGGCAGTCAACGCGCACAAGGCGGCCGGCCTGCCCTACCTCGTCTACCTCCGCAGCCCGACCATGGGAGGAGTCTTCGCCTCCTGGGGCCTCCAGGGCCACGTCACGGTCGGCGAGCCCGGGGCACTCCTCGGCTTCCTCGGGCCCAAGGTGTACGCCGCGCTGAAGGGCGAGGAGTTCCCCCCAGGCATCCAGTCCGCGGAGAACCTCCTCGAGCACGGAATTATCGACAGAGTCCTCGAGCCCAGGGACTTCCGGGACTTCGCCGCCCGGTTCCTGGAGCTATGGGGATCACGCGGGCCGTTCCCGCGCTCCGGGGCCGCGGCGTCCGAGGCAGCGGCAATCGGTGGGGGAGGGGCGAGTCCGATCCTGTCGGGGAGTGCGTGGGATGCCGTGCAGAACTCACGTCAGGTCGGCCGTCCCGGTCTCGCCGAGCTGCTGCACCACGGGTCGTCCGACGTCCTCGAACTGACCCAAGCCGGCTCTCGGCCGGCGGGAAGCGTCCGACTCGCCCTCGCGAGCTTCGGGGGCCGGCCTGCCGTCGTCGTCGGCACCGACCGCGAGCTCGCCTCCGACGGCGCAGTCCTCTCGTGCGCAGCCCTCAAAGCAGCCAGGAGGGGGATGCTCCTCGCGGAAGGCCTCAGGCTCCCGCTGGTCACCGTCATCGACACCCCCGGAGCTGAACTGTCCCCTCGGGCCGAGGAAGAAGGGATCGCTCTCGAGATCTCCAAGACCCTCGCAACGATGCTCGCACTCCGCACTCCGACCGTGGCCGTCCTCCTCGGAGAAGGCACCGGGGGAGGAGCCCTTTCCCTGTTCCCAGCCGACCACGTCCTCGCCGCCTCCAACGCCTGGCTCGCCCCGCTGCCGCCCGAGGGTGCCAGCACGATCCGCTACAGCGAAACGACCCGCGCCGCCGAGATGGCCGAGTCCCAGCGGATCAGCGCGCCCATGATGCTCGAAGACGGCCTCCTCGACACTGTCCTCAAGGAGGACCCCGATGCGCCCACGGAGGCGTTCATCGAGCACACCGCACACCGCATAGCAGACACCCTCGGAGCGCTGGCCGAGCTGGACCCTGAGTCGCTCCGCCGGCGCCGCGAGCTGCGGTACGGACTCCGAGCTTCAGGCGGGCTCTAG
- a CDS encoding MFS transporter, with translation MNESTTPGPKTAPGDIPSSLYRRVAWRLLPIISICYAVAILDRVNISFAALKMSTDIHLSAAAYGLGAGIFFIAYCLLEMPSNIILARIGAKAWITRIMVSWGIVMIATGFIQDTTQFYIARVLLGVAEAGFYPGLVFFLGQWFPQKRLAQALSLMVIAGPAASIFVGPLSGWILAAFANTGGLAGWRWLFILQGIPAIVLGVVFFFAVANSPAKAPWLTDGEKAVLTAAIDPSGPQHTPPFAQLRDAFSNPKAWAAGFVLGTTYLGIYAVTFWVPTILASAGIKDVTAIGYLAAIPWVLAVAATILLGRYADRHQRPGRALVASLVVAAAGLILSVSFGNSLAPVLAGLSIAAALFTAAGPVLWVIARGHLKGAAGAAAAIALVNSFASLGSFAGPYLMGLVKDLTGSTVPALIAIAVIALAGAGVALLLTARRAHPAGQELAEAAGAEL, from the coding sequence ATGAACGAATCCACGACGCCCGGACCGAAGACGGCCCCCGGCGACATCCCCTCGTCCCTCTACCGCCGCGTCGCCTGGCGCCTGCTGCCGATCATCTCGATCTGCTACGCCGTGGCGATCCTCGACAGGGTCAACATCAGCTTCGCAGCGCTGAAGATGAGCACCGACATCCACCTCTCCGCCGCCGCCTACGGACTCGGCGCGGGCATCTTCTTCATCGCGTACTGCCTGCTCGAGATGCCCAGCAACATCATCCTGGCCAGGATCGGGGCCAAGGCCTGGATCACCCGCATCATGGTCAGCTGGGGGATCGTGATGATCGCCACGGGGTTCATCCAGGACACCACCCAGTTCTACATCGCCCGGGTCCTCCTCGGCGTCGCCGAGGCCGGATTCTACCCAGGACTCGTCTTCTTCCTCGGCCAGTGGTTCCCCCAGAAGCGCCTCGCCCAGGCCCTCTCGCTCATGGTGATCGCAGGGCCCGCCGCGAGCATCTTCGTGGGCCCCCTCTCTGGCTGGATCCTCGCGGCCTTCGCGAACACCGGCGGTCTGGCCGGCTGGCGCTGGCTGTTCATCCTCCAGGGGATCCCCGCCATCGTGCTCGGGGTGGTCTTCTTCTTCGCGGTCGCCAACTCGCCCGCCAAGGCCCCCTGGCTCACCGATGGCGAGAAGGCCGTCCTCACTGCGGCGATCGACCCGAGCGGACCCCAGCACACCCCGCCCTTCGCCCAGCTCCGCGACGCCTTCTCCAATCCGAAGGCCTGGGCCGCCGGCTTCGTCCTCGGCACCACCTACCTCGGCATCTACGCCGTGACCTTCTGGGTCCCCACCATCCTCGCCTCCGCCGGCATCAAGGACGTGACGGCCATCGGCTACCTCGCGGCCATCCCCTGGGTCCTGGCCGTGGCAGCGACCATCCTCTTGGGCCGCTACGCCGACCGCCATCAGCGGCCTGGGCGTGCCCTCGTCGCCAGCCTTGTCGTCGCGGCAGCCGGCCTGATCCTCAGTGTCTCCTTCGGCAACAGCCTCGCCCCGGTCCTCGCCGGGCTCAGCATCGCAGCTGCCCTGTTCACCGCTGCCGGTCCCGTGCTGTGGGTGATCGCCCGCGGACACCTCAAGGGAGCGGCAGGAGCCGCCGCGGCGATAGCCCTCGTCAACTCCTTCGCCTCACTCGGCTCCTTCGCCGGCCCCTACCTCATGGGCCTGGTCAAAGACCTCACGGGCAGCACCGTCCCCGCGCTGATCGCCATCGCCGTGATCGCCCTGGCAGGAGCCGGCGTGGCCCTCCTCCTGACGGCCCGACGGGCCCACCCCGCCGGCCAAGAGCTGGCCGAAGCGGCAGGGGCCGAGCTGTGA
- a CDS encoding phosphotransferase enzyme family protein, producing MKTLAPVVVGTTDDEGRIIADEHLKHPDPEERAAAARRLAREALPMIGIPADSPLQVLPVSENLVVRVAPDGRAPLVLRITPPHARTDDEIRSELSWIDALDRESDVSVAGVIAAPTGDSLLKVTDPVSAVTASVAVFRNLEGHEPEEDELPALMPDLGRISALLHEHSSRWARPARFMRGSWDTETAFGSRPIWGDWRAAVPNPADRAHLKRAEDLLVARLRSYGRGPDRFGLIHADLRTANLLVDDGHCSIIDFDDAGFGWWLYDLATALTFYENHPQRDAFIDSWLTAYRQVRPLAEEDILEIPSLLLFRRLLTLAFLGNNPTIEVSTSMLPGLPEQTCALAEEYLRLFG from the coding sequence ATGAAAACACTTGCGCCTGTCGTTGTCGGCACCACCGACGATGAGGGCCGGATCATCGCCGACGAGCACCTCAAGCATCCGGATCCGGAGGAACGAGCTGCCGCAGCGCGTCGGCTCGCCCGCGAGGCGCTCCCAATGATCGGGATCCCCGCTGATTCGCCGCTGCAGGTCCTGCCGGTCTCAGAAAATCTCGTCGTCCGGGTCGCCCCGGACGGCCGGGCGCCACTCGTGCTTCGCATCACTCCTCCCCACGCGCGGACCGATGACGAAATCCGCTCCGAATTGTCTTGGATCGACGCCCTCGACCGCGAGTCCGACGTGAGCGTTGCTGGGGTCATTGCTGCTCCCACGGGCGACTCCCTGCTGAAGGTCACAGACCCCGTGAGCGCCGTCACGGCCTCAGTCGCTGTCTTCCGCAACCTCGAAGGCCATGAGCCTGAAGAGGACGAACTCCCGGCGCTGATGCCCGACCTGGGGCGGATCTCGGCCCTGCTCCACGAGCACAGCTCGAGATGGGCCAGACCTGCCCGGTTCATGCGGGGGAGCTGGGATACCGAGACCGCTTTCGGCAGTCGTCCCATCTGGGGCGACTGGCGAGCTGCGGTCCCGAACCCTGCAGATCGAGCTCATCTGAAGAGGGCCGAGGACCTTCTCGTCGCCCGCCTGCGCTCCTACGGCCGCGGCCCCGACCGGTTCGGGCTGATCCACGCGGACTTGCGGACCGCCAACCTGCTCGTCGACGACGGACACTGCAGCATCATCGACTTCGACGATGCAGGCTTTGGCTGGTGGCTGTACGACCTCGCCACCGCACTGACCTTCTACGAGAACCACCCCCAGCGGGATGCCTTCATCGACTCCTGGCTCACGGCCTACCGCCAAGTGCGTCCCCTGGCAGAAGAGGACATCCTCGAGATTCCCAGCTTGCTGCTCTTCCGCCGCCTTCTGACACTGGCGTTCCTGGGCAACAACCCCACCATCGAGGTCTCCACCAGCATGCTCCCCGGGCTGCCCGAGCAGACCTGTGCACTGGCCGAAGAATACCTTCGCCTCTTCGGATAG
- a CDS encoding amidohydrolase, whose translation MSHATIYHNGHIYTADAGGTWAEAILVEGGRIAAIGRKEDVQAAAPDGCEAVDLEGRMVMPGIHDAHIHLLFSGLKFRYEARLTPMADGEQVVKDLTECCQGHTLPELPDGWIIGGEINPLAFPDSRPDRQFLDHAFPDRPVFLYDYSIHHAVVNSKALELAGIDAGTPDPEGGRFVRRSDGAELTGELVEHGTWPVQRVVPDYPPEVYRDAVAWATHVCNGVGITSVQEASAGWQELRALKELDETADLSLHVAAHIVWREEGFGMAPLADLERLIDERATYSSRHVRTDFVKLWLDGAPLPPHFTEAGMTDGEVDQHKILVPNDELLAALLRFDREGLQIKIHCAGTGSVRVALDAFSEVRRINGPDGPAHEIAHCTYIQDEDYERFRQLRVTAEMSPAIWHIPEFDAVLSEGYRFASLQKSGAPMTVGSDWIITSDPNLFPALQGMVQRQGEAVDLDYALRAMTIEGARAIGRESEQGSLEPGKSADFIVLDRNLFQIPTDEIGGTRVLRTVFEGRTVFTDGAAKSS comes from the coding sequence ATGTCCCACGCAACGATCTACCACAACGGACACATCTATACCGCCGACGCAGGGGGAACCTGGGCTGAGGCAATCCTCGTCGAGGGCGGACGCATCGCCGCAATCGGGAGGAAAGAGGACGTGCAGGCTGCTGCCCCCGACGGCTGCGAAGCAGTCGACCTCGAGGGCCGAATGGTCATGCCCGGCATCCACGACGCTCACATCCACCTGCTGTTCAGCGGGCTGAAGTTCCGCTACGAGGCGAGGCTCACCCCGATGGCAGACGGCGAACAGGTGGTGAAGGACCTCACCGAGTGCTGCCAAGGACACACGCTCCCCGAACTGCCGGACGGTTGGATCATCGGAGGCGAGATCAATCCGTTGGCCTTCCCTGATAGCCGACCTGACCGTCAGTTCCTCGATCACGCTTTCCCCGACCGGCCAGTCTTCCTCTATGACTACTCCATCCACCACGCGGTGGTGAACAGCAAGGCTCTGGAACTGGCCGGCATCGACGCGGGAACCCCCGACCCGGAAGGAGGCCGCTTCGTCCGACGATCAGACGGGGCCGAACTGACGGGCGAACTGGTCGAGCACGGCACCTGGCCCGTCCAGCGCGTCGTGCCCGACTACCCGCCAGAGGTGTACCGGGATGCCGTGGCATGGGCCACGCACGTCTGCAACGGCGTAGGGATCACCTCTGTTCAGGAAGCGTCTGCAGGATGGCAGGAGCTCCGCGCGCTCAAGGAGCTCGATGAGACAGCCGACCTCAGCCTTCATGTCGCCGCGCATATCGTCTGGCGCGAGGAAGGCTTCGGAATGGCACCGCTCGCCGACTTGGAGCGGCTCATTGATGAACGTGCCACATATTCCAGCAGGCATGTGCGTACCGACTTCGTCAAACTCTGGCTCGATGGCGCTCCCTTGCCTCCCCATTTCACGGAGGCAGGCATGACCGATGGCGAAGTCGACCAGCACAAGATCCTCGTCCCGAACGACGAATTGCTTGCCGCACTCCTGCGGTTCGATCGTGAAGGCCTCCAGATCAAGATCCACTGCGCCGGAACCGGGTCGGTGCGGGTCGCGCTGGACGCATTCAGCGAAGTCCGCCGGATCAATGGACCAGACGGACCAGCCCATGAGATCGCCCACTGCACCTACATCCAAGACGAGGACTACGAGCGGTTCAGACAGCTACGGGTGACCGCGGAGATGTCGCCGGCGATCTGGCACATCCCAGAATTCGATGCCGTGCTCAGCGAAGGCTACCGCTTCGCCTCGCTCCAGAAATCGGGCGCGCCGATGACCGTGGGGTCCGACTGGATCATCACCTCCGACCCCAATCTCTTCCCCGCGCTCCAAGGGATGGTCCAGCGCCAGGGAGAAGCCGTAGACCTCGACTATGCGCTCCGGGCGATGACGATCGAAGGCGCCCGGGCAATTGGACGAGAGAGCGAGCAGGGCTCACTAGAACCGGGGAAATCGGCAGACTTCATCGTGCTGGACCGCAACCTGTTCCAGATCCCGACGGATGAAATCGGTGGAACTCGCGTCCTCCGGACAGTCTTCGAGGGACGAACCGTCTTCACAGACGGGGCGGCAAAGTCGTCCTAA
- a CDS encoding CaiB/BaiF CoA transferase family protein, which translates to MSSTGPLAGVTVVDLTRALAGPHATMMMGDLGARIIKVENPAGGDDTRGWGPPFAGPADEPQSTYFLSCNRNKESVVLDLKGDEDRALLRGLLRGADVLVENFRPGTLDRLGFDPGTLAQLNPRLVVLSISGFGHDGPEGGRAGYDQIAQGESGLMSLTGTGPEDPQKVGVPIGDLLAGIYGAYGVLAALLERERTGRGQIVRTSLLASLVSVHTFQGTKWTVAGEVGRAQGNHHPSIAPYGLFRCGDGSVQIAVGSESLWRRFAPLVAIDPDEPQLKDNSSRVAHREELLTRIETAYASRRRDDVLAELEAAGIPAGRVRSLDEVYAWEQTRSQGLIVEVDHPLLGSVQLPGPPLRFFEPSGRETTRQEHHAPPLLGEHTEKVRQSMRRLTA; encoded by the coding sequence ATGAGCAGCACCGGGCCGCTCGCCGGCGTCACCGTCGTCGACCTGACCCGCGCCCTGGCCGGCCCCCACGCCACGATGATGATGGGCGACCTCGGCGCCAGGATCATCAAGGTCGAGAACCCCGCGGGCGGGGACGACACCCGAGGGTGGGGGCCGCCCTTCGCCGGCCCCGCCGACGAACCCCAGTCGACGTACTTCCTCTCGTGCAACAGGAACAAGGAATCCGTGGTCCTCGACCTGAAGGGCGACGAGGACCGTGCGCTCCTCCGAGGGCTCCTGCGGGGTGCCGATGTCCTTGTCGAGAACTTCCGCCCGGGCACCCTCGATCGTCTGGGCTTCGACCCCGGGACGCTGGCCCAGCTGAACCCTAGGCTGGTGGTGCTCTCGATCAGCGGCTTCGGCCACGACGGACCCGAGGGCGGGCGAGCCGGCTACGACCAGATCGCCCAGGGCGAGAGCGGACTGATGTCCCTGACCGGCACTGGGCCCGAAGACCCCCAGAAGGTCGGGGTCCCTATCGGGGACCTGCTGGCGGGGATCTACGGAGCGTACGGCGTGCTCGCAGCCCTCCTCGAACGGGAGCGCACCGGCCGAGGGCAGATCGTGCGCACCTCACTGCTTGCCTCGCTCGTGTCCGTCCACACCTTCCAGGGCACCAAATGGACGGTGGCGGGCGAAGTGGGCCGGGCGCAGGGGAACCACCACCCCTCCATCGCCCCCTACGGGCTCTTCCGCTGCGGCGACGGCTCTGTCCAGATCGCGGTGGGCTCGGAGAGCCTCTGGCGCCGGTTCGCCCCGCTCGTCGCCATCGACCCGGACGAGCCCCAGCTCAAGGACAACTCCTCCCGCGTGGCCCACCGCGAGGAGCTCCTGACCCGCATCGAGACCGCCTACGCCAGCCGGCGCCGCGACGACGTCCTTGCCGAGCTCGAGGCCGCGGGCATCCCAGCCGGGCGCGTGCGCTCCCTCGACGAGGTGTACGCGTGGGAGCAGACCCGCTCCCAGGGCCTCATCGTCGAGGTGGACCATCCGCTCCTGGGCAGTGTGCAGCTGCCCGGCCCCCCGCTGCGGTTCTTCGAACCCAGCGGGCGCGAGACCACCCGGCAGGAGCACCATGCCCCACCACTTCTCGGCGAACACACCGAGAAGGTACGCCAGTCGATGCGGAGGCTGACCGCATGA
- a CDS encoding aldehyde dehydrogenase family protein, whose protein sequence is MTAQTDLNDVLLDAIQPAHGGREVFDPATGQPIGRAPEHSVVDLQEAIDAARAAQPAWAARGHAERIGLLNKAADAIEAHAEELARILSREQGKPLNGPNARFEVGACVAWLRAAADTPLEPETIVDDGTTHAVLTYRPLGVVGAIGPWNWPMMITIWQLGPALRMGNTVVVKPSEYTPLSVLALVHVLNLALPQGVLAAVSGGREVGEALAGHPGVDKVMFTGSIATGKAIVRSSAETLKRLTLELGGNDAGIVLPDADPAAIAEGLFWGAFINTGQTCAALKRLYVHEDTYDQVCDALTEYAKNVPMGVGLDEQNVLGPLQNRAQYEIVARLVEAAKASGARILLGGNPAGDQAGYFYPTTLVADIDNDNPLVAEEQFGPALPIIKYSTVEEAVQMANGLEVGLGASVWSSDREKAREIASLIEAGTVWINEHGAIDPRVPFGGAKQSGYGLEFGAEGLKHLGQPQIIKG, encoded by the coding sequence ATGACTGCACAGACTGACCTCAACGACGTCCTGCTGGATGCCATCCAGCCCGCCCATGGCGGCCGGGAGGTGTTCGATCCGGCCACCGGCCAGCCGATCGGCCGCGCCCCGGAGCACAGCGTCGTCGACCTCCAGGAGGCGATCGACGCCGCACGCGCCGCGCAGCCGGCATGGGCAGCCCGCGGGCACGCCGAGCGCATCGGTCTGCTGAACAAGGCTGCCGACGCCATCGAGGCGCACGCCGAGGAGCTGGCCCGGATCCTCTCCCGCGAGCAAGGCAAGCCCCTCAACGGCCCCAACGCCCGCTTCGAAGTCGGCGCCTGCGTCGCCTGGCTCCGCGCCGCGGCCGACACCCCGCTCGAGCCCGAGACGATCGTCGACGACGGCACCACCCACGCAGTCCTGACCTACCGCCCGCTCGGGGTCGTGGGCGCGATCGGGCCCTGGAACTGGCCGATGATGATCACCATCTGGCAGCTCGGCCCGGCCCTGCGCATGGGCAACACCGTCGTCGTCAAGCCCAGCGAGTACACGCCCCTGTCCGTGCTGGCCCTCGTCCACGTGCTCAACCTGGCCCTGCCCCAGGGCGTCCTCGCCGCAGTCTCCGGAGGCCGCGAGGTCGGGGAGGCCCTCGCCGGGCACCCCGGCGTGGACAAGGTCATGTTCACCGGCTCCATCGCCACCGGCAAGGCCATCGTCCGTTCCTCGGCCGAGACCCTCAAGCGCCTCACCCTCGAGCTCGGGGGCAACGACGCCGGCATCGTCCTGCCCGACGCCGACCCCGCCGCGATCGCCGAGGGCCTGTTCTGGGGTGCCTTCATCAACACCGGCCAGACCTGCGCCGCCCTCAAGCGCCTCTACGTCCACGAGGACACCTACGACCAGGTCTGCGACGCGCTCACCGAGTACGCGAAGAACGTCCCCATGGGCGTGGGCCTGGACGAGCAGAACGTCCTGGGCCCGCTGCAGAACAGGGCCCAGTACGAGATCGTCGCCCGCCTGGTCGAGGCCGCCAAGGCCTCCGGCGCCCGCATCCTGCTCGGCGGCAACCCCGCAGGGGACCAGGCCGGCTACTTCTACCCCACCACCTTGGTCGCCGACATCGACAACGACAACCCGCTCGTGGCCGAGGAGCAGTTCGGCCCCGCCCTGCCCATCATCAAGTACTCCACCGTCGAGGAGGCCGTCCAGATGGCCAACGGCCTCGAGGTCGGCCTCGGCGCGTCCGTCTGGTCCAGCGACCGGGAGAAGGCCCGCGAGATCGCCTCCCTCATCGAGGCCGGCACCGTCTGGATCAACGAGCACGGCGCCATCGACCCCCGCGTCCCCTTCGGCGGAGCCAAGCAGTCCGGCTACGGCCTCGAATTCGGCGCCGAAGGGCTCAAGCACCTCGGCCAGCCCCAGATCATCAAGGGCTGA
- a CDS encoding carboxylesterase/lipase family protein: protein MNREPVAHTQQGSVQGVALGDTLCWRGLRYAAPPTGARRWLPPQEPAGWSGVRRADRFGFRAPQVITPELVPTGGAAISDSTSPSDEDCLFLNVCAPSEAPGAALPVLVWFHGGGYSWGSGAHYIGDGQALAEAGVVVVTVNYRLGALGFLRLGHLLGPEYEASANCGLLDQIAALRWVHENIGAFGGDPDRVTIAGVSAGGKSVATLMAAPAARGLFQQAIIQSGGDHVVSMDRAEELTDALLHALSLDRADARSLLGRPTEAIGAAQQELAAGARATWLWRPAVDGLCLPEAPTAALASGHAQGIRLMAGVTRNEAGSYALADPTAADQAPRVLREIFGGDAETVMEAYAASRPGASEHELQLAILGDERYGIPTIRLLDAQASHAPCWRYRFDAPTPGAPPEKWGFHGADVSFVWGIGLDGADEQSLGLSEAMREVWVSFINGGIPDSADLPAWPEYEPAQRRTMVFDLPSRVEADPAKAERQAWDHASWEPGTWWPIVPAMSA, encoded by the coding sequence ATGAACCGCGAGCCTGTAGCCCATACCCAGCAAGGGTCGGTCCAAGGAGTAGCCCTGGGTGACACGCTCTGCTGGCGTGGCCTCCGCTATGCGGCGCCCCCCACGGGTGCACGCCGGTGGCTCCCACCGCAGGAGCCGGCCGGATGGTCGGGGGTCCGCCGGGCCGATCGCTTCGGCTTCCGGGCACCCCAGGTCATCACCCCGGAGCTGGTGCCCACCGGCGGAGCCGCGATCAGCGACAGCACCAGCCCAAGCGACGAGGACTGCCTCTTCCTCAACGTCTGCGCGCCGTCGGAAGCGCCGGGCGCGGCCTTGCCCGTCCTCGTCTGGTTCCATGGCGGGGGCTACAGCTGGGGCTCGGGCGCCCACTACATCGGCGACGGCCAGGCACTGGCGGAGGCGGGCGTCGTAGTCGTCACCGTCAACTACCGCCTTGGTGCCCTGGGCTTCCTCAGACTCGGCCACCTCCTCGGCCCTGAGTACGAGGCTTCGGCCAACTGCGGCCTCCTGGACCAGATCGCGGCGCTCCGGTGGGTCCACGAGAATATCGGCGCCTTCGGAGGAGACCCCGACCGCGTCACCATCGCCGGGGTCTCGGCCGGCGGCAAGAGCGTCGCGACCCTCATGGCCGCCCCGGCCGCCCGAGGGCTCTTCCAGCAGGCCATCATCCAGAGCGGGGGAGACCACGTCGTCTCCATGGACCGCGCCGAGGAACTCACCGACGCCCTCCTCCACGCCCTGAGCCTCGACCGAGCTGACGCCCGCTCCCTGCTGGGCCGCCCCACCGAGGCCATCGGGGCAGCTCAGCAGGAGCTGGCTGCCGGAGCCCGGGCAACCTGGCTGTGGCGCCCCGCGGTCGACGGCCTCTGCCTGCCCGAGGCCCCGACGGCTGCCCTCGCATCGGGGCACGCGCAGGGCATCAGACTGATGGCCGGGGTGACCCGCAACGAGGCCGGCAGCTACGCCCTCGCCGATCCGACCGCGGCAGACCAGGCCCCCCGAGTCCTCCGGGAGATCTTCGGAGGGGACGCCGAGACCGTCATGGAGGCCTACGCGGCCTCGCGTCCCGGGGCCTCCGAGCACGAACTGCAGCTCGCGATCCTCGGCGACGAGCGCTACGGCATCCCGACGATCCGCCTGCTGGATGCCCAGGCGTCCCACGCCCCCTGCTGGCGCTACAGGTTCGATGCCCCCACACCGGGGGCCCCGCCCGAGAAGTGGGGGTTCCACGGGGCCGACGTCTCCTTCGTGTGGGGCATTGGACTCGACGGCGCCGACGAGCAGAGCCTCGGCCTGTCCGAGGCGATGAGGGAGGTCTGGGTCTCCTTCATCAACGGCGGCATTCCCGACTCTGCGGACCTGCCTGCCTGGCCCGAGTACGAACCCGCCCAGCGGCGCACCATGGTCTTCGACCTGCCCTCCCGGGTCGAAGCTGACCCGGCCAAGGCCGAGCGGCAGGCCTGGGACCACGCCTCGTGGGAGCCGGGAACCTGGTGGCCCATCGTCCCGGCGATGTCAGCGTGA